The DNA region GCAAAAACAATCTTAGTGAGTGAATTTCCCTGGTTAGGCGGAATGTTGACATCGGCTGGGGTATGTGCACCGGATGGTAATGAGTTAGAATCCTTTCAAACAGGTCTTTGGGGTGCGTTCTTAAAGGATTTACAGCTGCGACAACCTGGAGGATTAGATAATAGTTGGGTAAGTTTTTTCAGCTACGATCCTCGTATCGGGGCGCGGATTTTTGCAGAGTGGGTGCAAGCATTACCCAATCTGCATTGGATTCGTGGCGACGTTCCTTTAGAAGTTTATCGCCAAGGCGGTTGTATTACTGGCATTCGTTTTCGTAAGTTCGCAGTGACAGCAAAAATAACTCTCGATGCTACCGAATTGGGAGATCTCCTTGCTTTAGCGGATGTTCCTTATCGCTGGGGTTGGGAATTTCAGTCAGCGTGGAACGAACTAAGTGCGCCAGTAGAACCTAACGCTTTAACTGCACAATACCCCGTTCAAGCACCGACTTGGGTTATCGTTATGCAAGATTATGGTACAGATATAGCACCAGAAATTGCACCCGCACCGAATTACGATGCATCAAAGTTTACTCGTGCGTGGGAAAACTACAGTGTAGAGCAATTTTTAAACTACGGGCGCTTGCCAGAAAATCGATTTATGATTAACTGGCCCGTTCATGGTAACGATTACGGTGTAGAAGTAGAACGTTTAATTACCTCAGAAACAAAGCGAAACGAGTTTCTGCAAGAGTGTTTTTGGCATAGTCAAAATTTCGCTTATTTTATTCAATCGCAAATGAGTCGCCGTTATGGTTTGGCGGATGTTTTTGATACAGGTTTGGCGATGCATCCTTACTACCGAGAAAGTCGCCGTGTTATCGGGTTAGAGACTTTATGCGAACAAGATATCTTACCAATACCAACAGGACAAGTTGCCGCTTTAAAACCTGATGCGATCGCCTTCGGTAACTACCCTAACGATCACCATTATCCAGGCTTTGAGTTTCCGCTTGCGCCAAAATCATTGCGTTGGGGCGGGCGTTGGACGGGAACACCGTTTACAATTCCTTACGGTTGTTTGATTCCTGCAACTATTGATGGATTAATGGTGTGTGAAAAGAATATTTCTGTATCGCATATTGCCAACGGAGCGACTCGCTTACAACCTGTTGTCATGGGAATTGGACAAGCGGCGGGTATGGCGGCTGCTTTGTGCGTGGAACAGAGGTGTCAACCCCGCGATTTAGCTGTGAGAACTTTACAAGAAGCATTACTTGTCGAAAAAGCGGCGATCGCTCCTTTATTTAATCTTCCACCACAACATCCTGAGTGGTTATATTGGCAAAAATATTACTTAGATAATCCAGAGAAATACCCAATTGATGGTAATTGTCCGTGTGTTGTGTATCAAGATATGCCGCCAGATACCACAACCAACTTTTCGGGAACTTTTTACAGACATAATATACAAAATTATACCATTTTAATTGATTCACCTACGGAATCTTGCGGTAGTTGGGTGTTAGTGACGTTGCGATCGCATATCGATCAACAATTGCAAAATTACACTCATGCTAAACAGATTAGCGTATACGGACGCTTAAATTATGCAGGTAAGTGGTTGTTAGTTGAAGAAATTGCTGATTAAGAATGCTGAAATCGCATTCTGACCTCATAAACTCCGAACAATATAATTGCTACCGCTAAAGGTAACAAATAGTACACGGCACGATACACTAACAGCGATCCTAATACAGCAGCGGCGGAAACTTGCGGTGCAAGAATCAACACAATCACACTTTCAAAGACTCCTAATCCTCCAGGAATATTGCTGATCACGCCTGCAGTCATTGCGAGTAAGTAGATTCCAAGAAACTCTGGATACGATACCGCAGTCGGAAGCAGGCTATAAACAACCGCCGCAGCCAAACTCCAGTCTAAGCTAGAAAGGCCGATTTGAGCGATCGCAAGCGATAAAGACGGAAAGCGAAATTGATGTCCGCGCACGCTCAGAGATCGCCTGTTAAGCCAACTTCCCAACAGATAACTAGCAATCAGTAGCAGGAAAATTATCCCCAAGGGACGCACGGAAAACCACGGTAAATTCAACTGTGCAGGAATTGCAAATGTATGC from Chroogloeocystis siderophila 5.2 s.c.1 includes:
- a CDS encoding FAD-dependent oxidoreductase; translation: MQILTADVLVVGGSTGGTVAAIASARRGAKTILVSEFPWLGGMLTSAGVCAPDGNELESFQTGLWGAFLKDLQLRQPGGLDNSWVSFFSYDPRIGARIFAEWVQALPNLHWIRGDVPLEVYRQGGCITGIRFRKFAVTAKITLDATELGDLLALADVPYRWGWEFQSAWNELSAPVEPNALTAQYPVQAPTWVIVMQDYGTDIAPEIAPAPNYDASKFTRAWENYSVEQFLNYGRLPENRFMINWPVHGNDYGVEVERLITSETKRNEFLQECFWHSQNFAYFIQSQMSRRYGLADVFDTGLAMHPYYRESRRVIGLETLCEQDILPIPTGQVAALKPDAIAFGNYPNDHHYPGFEFPLAPKSLRWGGRWTGTPFTIPYGCLIPATIDGLMVCEKNISVSHIANGATRLQPVVMGIGQAAGMAAALCVEQRCQPRDLAVRTLQEALLVEKAAIAPLFNLPPQHPEWLYWQKYYLDNPEKYPIDGNCPCVVYQDMPPDTTTNFSGTFYRHNIQNYTILIDSPTESCGSWVLVTLRSHIDQQLQNYTHAKQISVYGRLNYAGKWLLVEEIAD
- a CDS encoding lysylphosphatidylglycerol synthase domain-containing protein: MNNIKPKLSVLFGLIVAAIALWAIANELRAYNYRDVLHSLATIPMRRLRLGIGLTALGYLTMTGYDVLALRYIHLSLAYPKVAFTSFISYAASNTIGFALLTGSAVRYRFYSKWGLSLQAIAQIVAFVNFSFWLGILSVGGIAFVLHTFAIPAQLNLPWFSVRPLGIIFLLLIASYLLGSWLNRRSLSVRGHQFRFPSLSLAIAQIGLSSLDWSLAAAVVYSLLPTAVSYPEFLGIYLLAMTAGVISNIPGGLGVFESVIVLILAPQVSAAAVLGSLLVYRAVYYLLPLAVAIILFGVYEVRMRFQHS